ACGAACTACCCACGCCTGGTCTAAAATCATAGCCAAAAAAATTTGGAGCTACAAATTGAATCCAGATCTTTCTCAGTTATACTAAATGCTCGTCTGAGGATTCAGTGAAGCAGAAACACCAAAGCTGAAAGTAGCTGGCCGTAACAACGGCACGTTTGTAGGAAGAGACATGCATTTTTTTGACATTCTGCTTTTATTCTAGCAGCCAAGCTTCCTCTAAAACCCTCTGGTCCTTTGAAAGCGGTCACCCTCGGGAACAGAGAAACTGATGAGCCTCTCGGATCGTGGCCTGCATGTCCTGGTACTCGGCAAGCGTGCAGGCCTCCTTGGGAGCCAGCCAGCGAAAGGCCTGGTGCTCCGATGACAGCTTGATCTCTGTGTCGTGGTCTTTCATTTCAGCCAACCAGTAGATGACTGTTTTGGGCTTGCCTCTGACGGAATAGTTCAGTTCCTTCTTAAAGCCTTCAATGATGGAGAACTGACTGGCGTCCAGCCCTGCTTCCTCCTGTGTCTCCCGGAGGGCTGTCTGGAGGTCGTCTTCCCCTGGGTCAACATGCCCTGACACAGAGGGAGAAAACGCAAGGGTCAGAAAAGCAAGACATGCCTTTGTCCTTTGCTTTACCGTGTGGCCCAAGAGCACTTTGCATGGACatgaaaaagggaaaaaaagtttcCATGGTGGAGACCGCCTATCTGTTTCATTACAGAGATGTGTGCATTTTAATGGTGTCTCCAATTGATTTAAAGTTATTGCCCATCCCATTCCAAAGATCTGAGATGAGTAGCAGAGCAAAATCAGCAAGGCAAAATGGATTTCAGTACATCAGGTTAGTTTCCCTACCTCTTCCAGACTTAATGCTCAATTCTCAAAGGTCAACCCAAATGCTTCCCCCAAATCCTCAGACTTAGAACTTACATAGAATTTTGCACGGCAAGATCACTGTCGGGAATGTTTTATATtcttccctttctccaaggaactgttaccagaactgctcttttattataatggggaattagctgtagcagtctgtaactattaatattaagcgaggatcataacctatgtttacggaggtcccgatcccagacactctagtgaaaaagaggcagacaaggagtaaggtccaaacacgtgtattgagtgtagcgtaagcctagcttgcacaatcatacaaagaacatacaaggtctaagaaatacagagtaggaaatacagagacgttcgcattagcgggttcccaacgatggtaagggaaatactcacaatcctggagcgaagcagagacacggcagcgagggtggcccaatgccagcactgggaccacagacggacagcaaggaggtctggatagggaatggccgaggcaccgagtggtctgagagaccagcttaaataccccaaaacgtaccctggggctggtgctgtacttggtggttctcacggattaaaacaaagggtctaatgggctactgaatggcttggatgggccactttggtaatcagattgtgataagtgacacctcaggaagaggggacaaaggagggagggggaaatccaagtgggctgaaaggatgttccagcggacagggcttgtcctgatgtcatcagctttggaatgcggaggtttctttgagatgcattctttaagtgcttgggatggtcggcacttagttccttctccggggcggctcctaagatatgcagagcggggcgaggggctctcgctgcggacgtggtgtgcccgcttcgccgaaatggcttctcaaagcagtctcttcctctgggtcttctgggtgcctgagaacatggatgccggctgggcatagctggggctggatagcaggctgcccggtagcgagggcgagcGTGGCGgccggcccgtgggaggctccaggcgggaactgaccagggagcgcctggccaggctcgctggaggtttccccggctggcgcccggctgctagcagcggcttgggcccatatgaggcaggcttccatggaggcagcgggaacaacactttaaaacacagtccaaagcagggaacaggcacggtccgtggcagatggcaatgcaggcacggggcacacttgtaacagagtccaaacacacactgggaattccagatacaggtcagggcagggctgcccagaaagagagtccttttgtgcagttacccaaacatggagtcagtaaactacacagtctattgcagcagcagggtaattgacacgcaggcaggaaactgacacgtgtatcagaacacacacgtgcaaagcagtctttgatgaagcagtgaaacagcaacgcaggaaactttagcacagttcatagcaggcttcaaagcaggggagggggcctacttggcaacaattccccccctcggagaccccgggacgtcaggcgcgcgggtctccgaacttgacttcaaaggcgaggtggtcggcaatgtccggtggttgagcttcgagcgaagaaggagtgggaagggaagggggaggaggcgtcactcaaaaatttagtttggagaaccacctaaccgaataagtgcaatttagatcagccaatgggctgcaggtctctgggttcacaccagggggcgtgctaagtgcaatcgtcagaataaatagtaataattaattcatagtaataggcagcaatgatcaattcatgcatgaacaacaacaattcatatttgggtacattgatcaattcatggcgggaggtaattcatacggaattcatggaggattaaaacacttaaaaccaggggcaattcatatacatggattaattcataagcataagatttaaaagcaaagacaattcatggttcaattcatgaatgtaggattaaaagcaattcatacaaggtaaagtgaaatgtgcaagcatggcataattcattgagggtaggctaattcataactggttaaaatcataaatacatatatgtgattaaaagcaacagTACATGAagttaaaagcagcaagaataaaagcaagtgcgtggaaacaattcatgaggggtaggcggcggaggggctcatgggggcagaaaaatacactctgcaattaaaaaccaaatcaatatggctggattaaaatcaaattcatagactagaactgcctcggcggagggagttgggttaaaaaggcaattcaaaaggttaaaatcaaattcatcgggataaagttcatgggcgcacttgcaatagatagagagagggactagttcggggctaaattcatgggagttaaaattcatagaagcaatggaaagaaattcataaaacactaGAGCTAcacagatcacagacggctcagtccgcagtacagctgctggactgggttgcatatttacaagaacaagcaaacttagtccatgtgctccagaacacacttccacccccccttgctgtctgcatcaatccgcagagcagggtcggcaggcggcgagaagggcttcaggcacacagttctagtcctcatggaggtggcgctgctggcggtcgtttggagacgggccgtgggttgggaggcagagtaataggtccccccctagtccacaagagggcctcggagcggtgtccggcagcagagcgtccatggggccggtgcaggattcatacacataataaacataatcatagttcataccggcacaagcaataaaacaaacaagggttaaaggagggcgccaagaataaccattagggcaagagaaggtcggggttatagtgatccaagcggtaagacagctggagttgccggagctgtcggcggctccaacagcccaaataaagtaatgaggcacataataaaacttggaaggccagaataacg
This genomic window from Eublepharis macularius isolate TG4126 chromosome 8, MPM_Emac_v1.0, whole genome shotgun sequence contains:
- the NUDT2 gene encoding bis(5'-nucleosyl)-tetraphosphatase [asymmetrical], with protein sequence MTLRACGLIIFRKLREPSSSAATTAGSNIEFLLLQTSYGIHHWTPPKGHVDPGEDDLQTALRETQEEAGLDASQFSIIEGFKKELNYSVRGKPKTVIYWLAEMKDHDTEIKLSSEHQAFRWLAPKEACTLAEYQDMQATIREAHQFLCSRG